The region tatcttttccttagaccatgagatcgtgtaactccaggataccgtaggagtgctttgggtgtaccaaacgtcacgacgtaactgggtgactataaaggtgcactacaggtatctccgaaagtgtctgttgggttgacacggatcgagactgggatttgtcactccttatgacggagaggtatctctgggcccactcggtaatgtatcatcataatgagctcaaagtgaccaagtgtctggtcacgggatcatgcattacggtacgagtaaagtgacttgccggtaacgagattgaacgacgtattgggataccgacgatcgaatctcgggcaagtaacgtacagattgataaagggaattgtatacggggttgcttaaatcctcgacatcgtggttcatccaatgagatcatcgaggagtatgtgggagccaacatgggtatccagatcccgttgttggttattgaccggagagccgtctcggtcatgtctgcatgtctcccgaacccgtagggtatacacacttaaggttaggtgacgctagggttgtatgaatatgagtatgcagcaaaccgaaagttgttcggagtcccggatgagatcccggacgtcacgaggagttccggaatggtccggaggtaaagaattatatataggaagtgcagtttcggccatcggaaaagtttcagggtccatcggtattgtaccgggaccaccggaagggtcccggggtccaccgagtggggccacctatcccggagggccccatgggctgaagtgggaggggaaccagcccctagtgggctggtgcgccccccctgggccccctctgcgcctagggttgggaactctAGGGGAGGggacgcctccacttgccttggggggcactccaccccccttggccgccacccccctagaGATACCAtctctagggctggcgcccccctggggtccctatataaagaggggggtgggagggcagccgcacccaacaccctggcgcctccctcccctccctgctacacctctctctcccatagttgcttggcgaagccctgccggagccctgctgcatccaccaccacgtcgttgtgctgttggatcttcatcaacctctcctttcccccttgctggatcaagaaggaggagacgtcacgctgaccgtatgtgtgttgaacgcggaggtgccgtccgttcggcgctaggatctccggtgatttggatcacgacgagaacgactccctcaaccccgttctcttgaacgcttccgcacgcgatctacaagggtatgtagatgcatctctctctcgttgctagatgaactcatagattgatcctggtgaacgtaggaaattttttattttatgcaacgttccccaacaacaggaTCACAAGTAGTGTAGGCATTGGTGGTAATATGAttctactttctgtatggagctgggaaAGTCTGCCTGTTGGATGCCCGAAGAGCGTCAACTTTAATCCTTGGGATGAAGATGGCGAATTACGGcgccccacttgggcttacaagtgggatgtggtatccgagatgacgaacgatgtcaatctcatgtaccaaaagtacattgccgagttggacaTGATTATGCCTAAGCAGGTAACGAGGGCATTACTTCAGTTATTTCTCATGCTTGCCTGAAAAATAGTCATCAATGTTGCGTTGTTTCCCTATTTCATAGGTGGTATGGCAGCCATATGGCGCCAATGACAGAATTGGGTACACCGAGGAGTTTGTCAtcaacccgatgtgcttgcgggatagggatctctggcttatgcggtgcccactgatatgcaactaggcggttgagtttcatttgccACATCGCGTGTATCGTCAGTTTGGTCTGTTCTAGCCTCACCCGCCGGAATGGGTGGACACGGacaaagcacttcataggtaagagagcatgAACCGGATCGACTAAGCATCGCCACTCCTTCTTGAttgtgctaatgtttggttttGTACCATGCAGGTTGGACAAGAGAAAGCAGCGGAAGATAAAGGACCGGGACAAGCATCATGCATCATATGTTACCCATTTCCATCTTAGTGTGGAGCAAGCTCGTAATAGTGCACGCGGCCAGCTTCGTGAGCATAGCTCACTTGCTTTCGATAACTATCTACGATGGTTTCTTGAAAATGCTCGAGTTGAGATATCCCGCTGGCATACAACGATGATATTCTTGAAGAGCCCGTAAACTTTGAGGATGTATCGAAGTGGCGGTACAACAAAGATGTCAAGGAAGGGCTAGGAGTCCCTGCTATTCCGGTGgttaactatgtggtaaagtgttcccTTCTTTACTTTCCCGTTGACTGTATTACACATTGTCGTTATCATCCGCGGTGCAACCACATGCTCTATAGAAGTttgcacaaaagtgcctcatgcaccatcgatggtgcaacttTGTATGTCCGGGAATGTCAACCACCACCACATTTAGAATTCCTGGATGGCGATctgatatgacacaaatttccctttcagtcggtaatacccttgttctcaattgacgcaagaaccactcccatttatcattgttctccacctcaaccaaagtgaaagccaaaggcaacacccggttattggcatcacttgctattgcaaccaataaagtgcccttgtattgtccggtcaagaacgtgccatcaatggcgataacgggccgacaatgctcaaaagccctcacgcattgctcaaaggcccaaaatgcacgtccaaatactcggacggtcctcccgttgtgaatcaatgtttggtgcccatgaggctcgaGCACGTGAACCATGCCTCGGTTTGTGGCGGCCATaactaacaacaacctagggagtcggttgtatgcttcctcccaattgccatacaacatcttgaatgcggcttgcttcgccttccatgccttgccgtacttcaccttgtaatgaaatatggctttcacaaggtcaatgacactcttgatgctcattgttggaagtgtggatatttggttggaAAACCTATAAGcgatgaactcggacgtgagttgtctgtgttgttagtacacaagcttgccatccgcattcttgtgTCAACACATGTGACTTGGTACacaactcactatgcgccaagtgggacctcctttccatgaccttgcacgcacaatccatggacatcTTGGCACTTCACATTTAACCGTGTAACGCACATTGACGTCCGAGTTGGCCACTCTATGTGGACAataatgcgtaaccgagtagttgtcgagccacatcttcaattccaagaaggattcaaactcacaaccgggatatatcccgttcttgccatcttccaaatcacggtgagaacttggcctagctccaagagatataCATCTGCCACCATCTACAACAGCTTCATCtgcgagactaagatccttgaacaatggtgtcttgtgatcccgcccgAATATCTTCTGAAATGCTTGGGCCTCCTTGggcgtgaacccctcctcatcaacctCTTCATCGGGACCATAGTCATCGGAGTCTGATGCATATGCACAGGAAAAAGGaatggattggtccattgtctcttgcacatgatattgctcgagatcacccacattgttgtcatggagatcaacttcgtTGTCATGCTCCTCGTACTCATAATTGTCCTCTTCAAAAGCTTCGTTTTGGTTGTTTGAAACCGGGATCAATGTTGGCCAAACTTGTTGTGTCAAATGAGGTTCACTAACTTAGATCTTGGTTCACGGGTTGGGGAGTactagcaaccaacggggaggggttccggttcaaatCCAAATGCAAActagactcaaccttcttggaggcaaataactcaagagccttgtctacaGATTCCGCAACCGTCTCCTTGtgtgcaacccaacgttgctcggagttcacacgcattgtcttccaacgaatgtgcattccaaaaccaacattatgccttccctcgaactcaacaacgtcacttgggtccatccaattcaaatccttCATCACTTGTTCCAAGATATTCGCATAGcaggactactctcaaacaccatgtcaagctcatccgggtccggctcaacattgcctttcaaaaaggcctctttatccacatgatgaacataaacacatgttcttcccatccctacaataatcaaaaacacacatatatatGAAACAATAAGCCCTAACATATATATGAAACAATAACCCTAGCATATATATGAAAcaataaccctaacccccacttaacaataaTCACAACCCTAACCATAGCATACCCTAACAACAACATAAAACACACAtagccctaaccctagcatagtatgaagcctaaccataccaaattagcaaagaaacataacatgattcaacacaaatttccaaatccaagccaaaactagggtttccccaaactagcaagatttaAGCAAATGTGACAATTCGTATGGATGAAAAAGAGGGGATCAGAGGAGATTACATTAGGGGAAggggggttggcttcgaaatccacggtcaaatactctggatgtgcaagatttgagaaggggagagggggagagaggaggggcGCAAGGCTCAGGGTTTGGGTGGGGTGGGGTGCGGGGTGGGGGTGGGTGGGGTGAGAGGGTGGGGCCAGCCTAAGTGACAAACAGACTGTGCAGCGCCCTATGCTTCAGGCGCTGCACAGCTGGATGTGGGGGCGCCCCTGACCCCGGACTGCCACGCTGGCCGGGCATGCGGCGCCTAAGTCAAAGGCGCTGCATAGTGCAGTGCAGCGCCCGGCTATCGGGCGCCACACAAAATGGTCAGCATGTGAAAATTTTTAAGAGCAGTTCAGATCGTGAAATTGATTTCGTCTACGGGTCAAATATGTTTTTTTTTCGCTCCCTCGCTCACACACAAACATGGGGCCCCGCCACCTGTAACGCCACTGCCACATCCTTTCGGGCTCCGGGTCATTCCTAACTTCCGTTTAGAGGCTTTGTACAAAATCGACCGATCCAAACTACAATTTCAGTCACCTGATCGATAACAAAAACACAAGGAAGATGGGGAAAATGAGAGACGAGAAAGCGGTCAAGAAGGTACACGGGCGTCAGTGAGTGTGCGAATAGTAAGCGAGGCTCTGGCACAGATCCTGATCGCCTCACATGAGGGGAGAGGCGAGGAAATGCGTTCAGTTCCCACATGCCAAACCCTGCCACTGCCACCACCCTCCTCTCCCATCTCCACCCAGCACCCAGCCGCACGCACAAAACGCCCTCCGTTCGCGTACCACGCCCAACGCCGCGCGAAACCACGGCGGAAACGTTCGCTGGGAAACGGCGGGGAGGCGTGGGGGAGACGAGACGAGAGCGAGACCCCGTACCGTACCGCGCGCACCAAACGCCGTGCCATGTAAATACCACACCGCAACGCAGTTCGCAGCTCGCTCGCGCACCGCAACGCACCCACCCACCGCACCGCGTCCCGATGCCCCAGCCCGCCAGCCCAGCCTGCTGCTAGTGCGGCCGCTAGCTCTGTAGTTAGCTCGCCATGTCGGCGTCGTCGGAcccctcgccgtcctcctcctcggccgcggcggcggcgtcggcgtcccCGCTCGCCGCCTACCACGCGCACCcgcaccacccccacccccaccacctGCACCTCTCCACGCCGCCGCACGCGTACCCGCCcgcggcgccgcccccttccccggcGTCCGCGCCCAGGGACTACCGCAAGGGCAACTGGACGCTGCACGAGACGCTCATCCTCATCACCGCCAAGCGCCTCGACGACGACCGCCGGGCGGGCGGGGGCGCGGGCGGCGTGGCCATGGCGGGCCCGTCCTCGCCGCCCACGCCGCGCTCGGCCGAGCAGCGGTGGAAGTGGGTCGAGAACTACTGCTGGATCAACGGCTGCCTCCGCAGCCAGAACCAGTGCAACGACAAGTGGGACAACCTCCTCCGCGACTACAAGAAGGTCCGCGACTACGAGGCCCGCCgtgcctccatcgccgccgccccgtcagcgcagccgcagccgcagacGCCGCTCCCGTCCTACTGGACCATGGAGCGGCACGACCGCAAGGAGCGCAACCTGCCAACCAACCTCGCCCCGGAGGTCTACGACGCGCTGCTCGACGTTCTCTCCCGTCGCGCGGCACGCCGGGGCGGCGCCGCGATCGCGCCCGCGGCTCCAGCCCCGCTCGCCCTGCCGCCTCCACCCCCTCCCCCACCACCGCCACCCTCGCCGCCGAAGCCTCTCctcaatcagcagcagcagcagcaacagcagaagcAGCACCGTCTTCACCCTCAGCCTCCGCCACTTCTCCAGCTCCCGGCGCCCGTGGCACAGCCGTCGGTGCCGTCGGCGACGTCCGTTTCCGGTAATGCTCGGCGCGCGCCCGTTCCTACTTAACCCAAGCATCCGTCACTAGCTTAATCTATCCATGCATTGTTTAGTAATGTTCTTCAACTGACACGCGGGCCCACGCGTTATGATTGGGCTGGCAGATACTTAATCTAGGAGTACTTGCATTGAGGGCTGGCGTAATTATTTACCTCATGCGTTCCGCCGGGGCGTCACGTGATCGCTTTTTAACCTTTTTACTGTGGGTTATTCCCCCTCCCTCCCGGCCGGCCGGTGGCACCGTGGTAGCGGTAATAATGTTGGGTCGCCGTGCCTGCTGGAGTAAAGCTGCATGCAGTCCACGCACGGGAGTAAAGTTGGCCCAGAATCCAGCTATTTTCAGGGGTTTAGCTTCAAGAAATATTATACTTTGACACGTAACAGTACAGGAGTAGTATTGTATTGTAATGCTCGGTGCCTCTGGCATCTACCAGACTACCACTATAGCTATAGTTAGATAGGCCTGAGATGCTGCTGCTAGTGTATCATCTTTGCATGCAAACACTTTAAAAAGCCTGGGAGAAATCCATTCGGCGAAAGCCTGAATCCTTGGAGCAACTGACGAGCTCGCAAGCATGCATGCGAGAAAGAAAGCACCTTTCCCGCCTTCCGTTTCCAATCTTCTTCTCTTCACTTCTCGTGTGCACTTTTGTTCTTGGTTTGCTTTGCTTTGCTTCTGTCCAGTACAAGTGCTAGTGTGCGTGCAGTGTACATTGATTCAAGAAGCTAAACTAATTGTTGTGATGATGATCTTCTTGACAACCTTTGGTGTGTAGCCGAGGAGGAGATGACGGGGTCGTCGGAGTCCGGGTCGGACGGCCTGGACCTGGGCGGGATGTCGGGAGGCGTCGGCGGGAACGGCGACGAGCCGGAGGcgaagcggcggcggcgggcggagcgGCTGGGGTCGAGCGTGGTGCGGAGCGCGACGGTGCTGGCGCGCACGCTGGTGGCGTGCGAGGACCGGCGGGAGCGGCGGCACCGGGAGGTGCTGGAGCTGGAGGAGCGCCGGCTGCGGCTGGAGGCGGAGCGCAACGAGGTCAGACGGCAGGGCTTCGCGGGCCTCGTGGCCGCCGTCAACGGCCTCTCCGGCGCCATCCACGCCCTCGTCTCCGACCACCACGGCCGCAGCGGCGACTCCTCCAGGTGATCATCAGCCAGCAGTTACTTTTTGCACCATGAAGCCTGCAGAGCAAGCGAGCAAACGCATGGAAAGATATGACACCGTTGGCACCAAGAtttggaacggggttgatggattcTTCGGGTCAAGGGACCGGGATGTAATTAAGGGCAATTGTTGGGAGGCTGGGCTGTGATTGAGCTGTAGTGATGACTTAGCTAGAATTTCATTTGGTCCGTAACGGTATATTATGATCGAGCCAAGCCGTTGCATGTCCATGTCGCTGTGCACAGTGGCTGTGATGTTGGCGTTGCTGGGGTTTTCTTCGGGTCTGTCGGTCGTGGACCGTGATGATTAGCAGCCTAGCAAGGTCGCTGCATGCTGTCACGTGATCACCGGCAGTAGGGCCCACATgcatctctccctccctctctataGGTCAAGTGCGTTAAGCTTTTGGACGGAATGCCGCTTTTGCCCtcgtgttgcatgcatgcacgcatgatCCTATCATGCCTGCATGTCACCTACGCAACCTACTTGTGGCGTTGTATCGGATCGGGTCGTACTACGTACATCGGTACATGTATGATTGTTCAACGACGAGTGTACTCAATGCAATCACCTGCCTATCTACGCCCGTCCCGTGGACTTGACTCGTGTGCCTAACGTGCCGTACGTACACGTATCTTGTGGCCACGCTCCGCTGTCGTCGATCTCTCCCCGTAAAGGCAGCTACCATACTGATCATGGATCGTGCAACATATCTTGCGAATTAAGTAATCTGCGACACGCTGATGAACTTTAC is a window of Triticum dicoccoides isolate Atlit2015 ecotype Zavitan chromosome 2B, WEW_v2.0, whole genome shotgun sequence DNA encoding:
- the LOC119368810 gene encoding trihelix transcription factor ASR3-like — encoded protein: MSASSDPSPSSSSAAAAASASPLAAYHAHPHHPHPHHLHLSTPPHAYPPAAPPPSPASAPRDYRKGNWTLHETLILITAKRLDDDRRAGGGAGGVAMAGPSSPPTPRSAEQRWKWVENYCWINGCLRSQNQCNDKWDNLLRDYKKVRDYEARRASIAAAPSAQPQPQTPLPSYWTMERHDRKERNLPTNLAPEVYDALLDVLSRRAARRGGAAIAPAAPAPLALPPPPPPPPPPPSPPKPLLNQQQQQQQQKQHRLHPQPPPLLQLPAPVAQPSVPSATSVSAEEEMTGSSESGSDGLDLGGMSGGVGGNGDEPEAKRRRRAERLGSSVVRSATVLARTLVACEDRRERRHREVLELEERRLRLEAERNEVRRQGFAGLVAAVNGLSGAIHALVSDHHGRSGDSSR